Proteins encoded by one window of Arachis ipaensis cultivar K30076 chromosome B04, Araip1.1, whole genome shotgun sequence:
- the LOC107638136 gene encoding transcription factor PRE6-like: MSSGSRSSRQRSHSTRISDDQIIQLVSKLRQLVPEIRNRRSDKVSASKVLQETCNYIKNLHREVDDLSERLGQLLSTIDADSAEAAIIRSLLSN; encoded by the exons ATGTCTAGCGGAAGCAGATCATCAAGGCAGCGATCTCACTCTACAAGGATCTCCGACGATCAAATCATCCAGCTTGTTTCCAAGTTGCGCCAACTTGTTCCAGAGATTCGCAATAGGCGCTCCGACAAG GTATCGGCTTCTAAGGTGCTGCAAGAGACTTGCAATTACATAAAAAACTTACACAGAGAGGTTGATGATTTAAGCGAGCGTTTGGGTCAGTTGTTATCCACAATTGATGCTGATAGTGCTGAAGCTGCCATCATTAGGAGCCTACTTAgcaactaa
- the LOC107635323 gene encoding NAP1-related protein 2, whose protein sequence is MVADKAKKPKVGQGDDSSEHIDGELVLNIEKLQELQDELEKVNEEASDKVLEVEQKYNEIRKPVYDKRNEIIKSIPDFWLTAFLSHPALCDLLTEEDQKIFKYLHSLDVEDFKDMKLGYSITFNFKDNPYFEDTKLTKTFTFFEEEGTTKITGTAIKWKEGMGAANGVNHETKGNKRTLAEESFFSWFGETEQKDLAEFTDEVAEIIKEDLWPNPLKYFNNDADEEDSDGEEDADEENGDDDDGDDEEDDNKEDS, encoded by the exons ATGGTGGCAGATAAGGCCAAAAAACCCAAAGTGGGTCAAGGGGATGATTCTTCTGAACACATTGATGGAGAGCTTGTTCTTAACATTGAGAAATTGCAGGAATTGCAGGATGAGCTGGAAAAG GTTAATGAGGAGGCGAGTGATAAAGTTTTGGAAGTTGAACAGAAATATAATGAAATACGCAAGCCTGTTTATGATAAGAGGAAtgaaatcatcaaatccattccTGACTTCTGGTTAACTGCG TTCTTGAGTCATCCTGCACTCTGTGATCTTCTGACCGAGGAAGACCAGAAG ATCTTCAAGTATTTACATTCACTTGATGTTGAAGATTTCAAAGATATGAAGTTGGGCTACTCGATCACCTTT AATTTTAAAGATAATCCTTATTTCGAAGATACAAAGTTGACTAAAACCTTCACATTCTTTGAGGAGGAGGGAACCACAAAGATTACTGGAACTGCCATCAAGTGGAAGGAGGGCATG GGTGCTGCTAATGGAGTTAATCACGAGACAAAAGGAAACAAGCGCACACTTGCTGAGGAGAG CTTTTTCAGTTGGTTCGGCGAAACTGAGCAGAAGGACCTAGCTGAGTTTACCGATGAG GTTGCTGAAATAATTAAAGAAGACTTATGGCCTAACCCTCTAAAGTACTTCAATAAT GATGCTGACGAAGAGGATTCAGATGGTGAAGAAGACGCTGATGAG GAAAATGGAGATGACGATGACGGcgatgatgaagaagatgataACAAGGAAGATAGCTAA